The segment GGCTGCGATCGAAGGCCATTTCGTGGACGTTCGGTCGTAGGAGTAGGCAAGTCTGTCCCAGACTTGTTCATGATGTGTCAGGCTGGGACAGCCTGACCTATTCAACACGCGATTTACTCAGCAGTTCAACCTACTCAACCGCCCAACCTACTTCTCACCCTGCGCGTTAAAACGCCTAACGTACTCATCGTAAACCGTGATCGTCCGGGCGGACCGATTCCATCCAGCTCCGCCATCACCGCTTGCGAATCGCAACGTGACTTGCGAATGCCAATCGAACGACCGCAAAACGGCCTCCAGCTCAGTCGCGAAATCTCCGCTCTCGAGCGCCGACGCAAACATTGAATCGTCTTCAATTGCCAACCGCGCTTCCTTGGACTTCATGCCGTCGTTCATCCAAAGCGGCTTCAGAATTCGACGCCACGAACGATGCAGTTCGCTTCCGTAATCCCTCGCCCCACGAAACTCCGATCCGGTCATCTCGACCAGGTCTGCCAGCGATCCGAAAGCTTCCGAATCGTACGCAATCGCAGTCGCCGCGATCTGATAGGCTCGGCGTGCATCTGAATTGTGTTCGCCTTTGACCGTCCATTCGTTGCGAGGCACCTCTTCCGCCTCAATCATCAACGAAGAAATCCTTGCTTTCAAAATGGACGAAGCCCTCGCCTTTGGCATTCGCGAAACGATGTAGTGCGTCGCAAACGTGTCCGCCAAAGTCTCCTCATTGCCAAGAACCGGCAAATCAAATTCGCGAACCAGAGCGTGACCAAGTTCGTGGACGACGACGTGAAACAGAACGTCTTTCGCGAACGGCGAGATCGTTCCGTCGCCGGCTGGCTCAGACTTGGATTCCCCGCCGCCTTCATGCGTACAGTTCACATGTTTGTAAGCTTCAATCGCCGCAAGGAAATCTGCTTCGGCAATT is part of the Mariniblastus fucicola genome and harbors:
- a CDS encoding DUF4344 domain-containing metallopeptidase, which gives rise to MDRVIFCAAIAISFLFAATGLTQKSKSSEAIACRIDLNNVKHMSDIASNALMHEFHIDEPKVFGFLKTARKNHDDGKSLAVATAKEFGIAEADFLAAIEAYKHVNCTHEGGGESKSEPAGDGTISPFAKDVLFHVVVHELGHALVREFDLPVLGNEETLADTFATHYIVSRMPKARASSILKARISSLMIEAEEVPRNEWTVKGEHNSDARRAYQIAATAIAYDSEAFGSLADLVEMTGSEFRGARDYGSELHRSWRRILKPLWMNDGMKSKEARLAIEDDSMFASALESGDFATELEAVLRSFDWHSQVTLRFASGDGGAGWNRSARTITVYDEYVRRFNAQGEK